The following coding sequences lie in one Ostrea edulis chromosome 8, xbOstEdul1.1, whole genome shotgun sequence genomic window:
- the LOC125662070 gene encoding uncharacterized protein LOC125662070 isoform X1, with product MGEVLLFPETVYVSLGTSIVLTATNTHNNVNTFIWKRRIGKIFKILNTNTPKYSECTCQGNPKLIIHGIQASDEGVYRVELKQPNNTLESSVTNLYVLEDVNAYNKEELNLRRYRELESIARFALQLTFDRYVSPSNLANHLLTWGASLRTSKWKCTSDQLECLFPKNRSVVSSKNFDISLLYKLLRNTTNVKIPMQKWNAEPKLDNTGEGDDIERIHLYRNFIAHTKLETLSDDDFESKWLDLTVAIDRLSRGALRESICQLRNKKFEQKETVTREKYYNKEKHKGPKAEIVSKWQSHDKLFCNKIRFVQKTEEIIRRKKLVIIIGGSGCGKTSTARHCALKLQTEGWRIVPIDDAREIQSTNTKEDCVFIFDDPIGNMGLDEVKLLDLSQCNGDIHKLLDQENDHKLVITCRKIVYNEAKKHHIFDKYEVVDVDSDDNSLNINEKRELLKTYGIEELVDLMSLNRANVMFPLMCYMLSANRKKCNIDILSHKEVLDPREYLLHELDKMSETKTTRVMYASLVLLAIASNNLTDEYLKVRGLLEDIFKKCNIPERPVPKEIREKLEHSENTYVVKTEFGFTFLHDFLYEIVSFHFGRDKDNQRVFLQHVDLRYLTNNTYIGSSEYSTADQKMAIFPENYDVLCGRLVPVLSLQTISAVRLDMDISFITSILTHKCWSDDEFVNVLFSSFGQKYISQLFSKFKVVKGKPTSIEQRTRALLEERDLLWENNKLGPKGIYEVSDDGKKFRLLHWIVYNGHLTFLQKCLSKSSKLPFLKKMNEIEEEPVHFIWLSIYSMEKDMAKFVLSAMSQRQIRGCINEPFCSLHTPLTLACSLNTLDIVKILVENGAVVQKCNLNGELPLFHAVKCGSEEIIHFLLDKCPFVKTQDPRLCPFELASETGNVDILKLLLQDCSVKCTTSDGNSPLHLAIEHRFDDVAETLISRGANINAINNMKETPLHIACQKNNLNVVEVLVASLNCDTSIQNLQGCLPFHIACRNGIVPIVKLLYDSKYLNVKDKEGKTPREHAVKNSDVWKFLNRKGR from the exons ATGG GTGAAGTTCTTCTTTTTCCTGAAACCGTTTATGTGAGCCTAGGTACTAGTATAGTGCTAACTGCCACAAATACCCACAACAATGTAAACACTTTTATATGGAAGCGACGCATCGGCAAGATCTTCAAAATATTAAACACCAATACACCAAAATATTCTGAATGCACATGCCAAGGAAACCcaaaattgatcatacatgGCATACAAGCTTCTGATGAAGGTGTGTATAGAGTGGAACTCAAGCAGCCAAACAATACTCTGGAAAGCAGCGTGACGAATCTATATGTACTAGAAG ATGTTAATGCCTATAATAAGGAGGAACTTAATCTTAGGCGCTATAGAGAACTTGAAAGCATTGCAAGATTTGCTCTTCAGCTCACCTTCGACAGATATGTTTCACCAAGTAATCTagcaaatcatcttttgacgtGGGGTGCTTCTTTAAGAACATCAAAGTGGAAGTGCACATCTGATCAACTAGAATGCCTTTTCCCAa AGAATAGATCCGTGGTTTCATCAAAAAATTTCGACATATCTCTCCTATACAAGCTGTTGCGAAATACCACCAATGTGAAAATACCAATGCAGAAATGGAATGCTGAACCAAAATTGGACAACACTGGAGAAGGAGATGACATCGAACGAATTCATCTATACAGAAATTTCATTGCTCATACAAAACTTGAGACCCTTTCAGACGACGATTTTGAGAGCAAATGGCTTGATCTTACGGTG GCAATCGATAGACTTAGTAGAGGTGCCCTAAGAGAGTCAATATGCCAGTTAAGAAACAAGAAATTCGAACAAAAGGAAACGGTTACAAGGGAAAAGTATTACAACAAGGAAAAACACAAGG GTCCGAAAGCTGAGATAGTGTCAAAATGGCAATCACACGACAAATTGTTTTGCAATAAGATACGTTTTGTTCAAAAGACAGAAGAGATTATCCGGAGAAAGAAGCTTGTTATTATAATCGGTGGcagtgggtgtggcaagacgtcCACGGCAAGACACTGTGCTTTGAAGCTCCAGACAGAGGGATGGCGTATCGTTCCCATTGATGATGCCAGAGAAATTCAAAGCACAAATACAAAGGAAGATTGCGTGTTTATTTTTGATGACCCGATCGGAAATATGGGTCTTGATGAGGTCAAGCTGCTTGATTTGAGTCAGTGTAATGGAGATATACATAAGCTTTTAGACCAAGAAAATGATCACAAATTGGTAATTACATGCCGTAAGATTGTATACAACGAGGCAAAAAAGCACCATATATTTGACAAGTACGAGGTTGTTGATGTTGACAGTGATGATAACTCATTGAACATCAACGAAAAACGGGAACTTCTGAAAACATATGGAATAGAAGAGTTAGTGGATTTGATGTCATTAAATAGAGCGAACGTTATGTTCCCGCTTATGTGTTATATGTTGTCTGCAAACAGGAAAAAGTGTAACATCGACATCCTGTCACATAAAGAAGTTTTAGATCCTCGAGAATACCTTCTACACGAATTAGACAAAATGagtgaaacaaaaacaaccaGGGTAATGTATGCATCCTTGGTACTTCTTGCCATAGCAAGCAACAATCTTACTGACGAATACTTAAAGGTCAGGGGTCTTTTGGAAGACATTTTCAAGAAATGCAACATACCCGAACGACCAGTACCAAAAGAAATACGAGAGAAACTTGAACATTCCGAGAACACTTACGTCGTCAAAACAGAGTTTGGATTCACATTTCTCCATGACTTTTTATATGAAatcgtttcatttcattttggTCGAGATAAAGATAATCAACGTGTGTTTCTTCAACATGTAGACCTACGATACCTCACAAATAATACGTACATTGGAAGCAGTGAATACTCAACTGCTGATCAGAAGATGGCCATTTTCCCTGAAAATTACGATGTTTTATGTGGCAGATTAGTACCTGTACTTTCTCTTCAGACCATTAGTGCAGTTCGTTTAGATATGGATATTAGCTTCATTACTTCCATACTTACTCACAAATGTTGGAGTGATGACGAATTTGTTAATGTTCTGTTTTCGTCTTTTGGACAAAAGTACATATCTCAGCTGTTTTCCAAGTTCAAAGTGGTAAAAGGAAAACCGACATCAATAGAACAAAGAACAAGAGCATTGTTAGAAGAACGCGATTTGCTGTGGGAAAACAACAAACTTGGACCCAAAGGAATTTATGAAGTATCTGATGATGGTAAAAAATTCAGACTTCTCCATTGGATTGTCTACAACGGACATCtaacatttttacaaaaatgtctTTCAAAATCAAGTAAACttccatttttaaagaaaatgaatgaaattgaagAAGAACCTGTACACTTTATTTGGTTATCTATATACAGTATGGAAAAGGATATGGCCAAATTTGTACTTTCTGCAATGAGCCAAAGACAAATCAGAGGATGTATCAATGAACCTTTCTGCTCTTTACACACACCGCTGACTCTGGCGTGCTCTCTAAATACTTTAGATATTGTGAAGATTTTGGTAGAGAACGGCGCAGTTGTTCAAAAGTGCAATTTGAACGGAGAGCTTCCCTTATTCCATGCTGTGAAATGTGGTTCCgaagaaattattcattttctCTTAGATAAGTGTCCTTTTGTGAAAACACAAGACCCGCGTCTTTGTCCATTTGAATTAGCAAGTGAAACtggaaatgtagatattttGAAGTTACTCTTGCAGGATTGCAGTGTAAAATGCACCACTTCTGATGGTAATTCACCTTTACATCTGGCCATAGAACATAGATTTGATGATGTTGCTGAAACTTTAATCAGTCGTGGCGCAAATATCAATGCCATAAACAATATGAAAGAAACACCATTGCATATCGCATGTCAAAAGAACAATTTAAACGTAGTGGAAGTGCTGGTCGCCTCTTTAAACTGCGATACTTCTATTCAAAATCTGCAAGGATGTCTTCCATTCCACATAGCCTGTAGAAATGGCATTGTACCGATAGTGAAACTGCTGTATGATTCCAAATATCTCAACGTAAAGGATAAAGAAGGAAAGACGCCAAGAGAACACGCTGTAAAGAACAGCGATGTGTGGAAATTCCTAAATAGAAAAGGCCGATGA
- the LOC125662070 gene encoding uncharacterized protein LOC125662070 isoform X2 gives MQKWNAEPKLDNTGEGDDIERIHLYRNFIAHTKLETLSDDDFESKWLDLTVAIDRLSRGALRESICQLRNKKFEQKETVTREKYYNKEKHKGPKAEIVSKWQSHDKLFCNKIRFVQKTEEIIRRKKLVIIIGGSGCGKTSTARHCALKLQTEGWRIVPIDDAREIQSTNTKEDCVFIFDDPIGNMGLDEVKLLDLSQCNGDIHKLLDQENDHKLVITCRKIVYNEAKKHHIFDKYEVVDVDSDDNSLNINEKRELLKTYGIEELVDLMSLNRANVMFPLMCYMLSANRKKCNIDILSHKEVLDPREYLLHELDKMSETKTTRVMYASLVLLAIASNNLTDEYLKVRGLLEDIFKKCNIPERPVPKEIREKLEHSENTYVVKTEFGFTFLHDFLYEIVSFHFGRDKDNQRVFLQHVDLRYLTNNTYIGSSEYSTADQKMAIFPENYDVLCGRLVPVLSLQTISAVRLDMDISFITSILTHKCWSDDEFVNVLFSSFGQKYISQLFSKFKVVKGKPTSIEQRTRALLEERDLLWENNKLGPKGIYEVSDDGKKFRLLHWIVYNGHLTFLQKCLSKSSKLPFLKKMNEIEEEPVHFIWLSIYSMEKDMAKFVLSAMSQRQIRGCINEPFCSLHTPLTLACSLNTLDIVKILVENGAVVQKCNLNGELPLFHAVKCGSEEIIHFLLDKCPFVKTQDPRLCPFELASETGNVDILKLLLQDCSVKCTTSDGNSPLHLAIEHRFDDVAETLISRGANINAINNMKETPLHIACQKNNLNVVEVLVASLNCDTSIQNLQGCLPFHIACRNGIVPIVKLLYDSKYLNVKDKEGKTPREHAVKNSDVWKFLNRKGR, from the exons ATGCAGAAATGGAATGCTGAACCAAAATTGGACAACACTGGAGAAGGAGATGACATCGAACGAATTCATCTATACAGAAATTTCATTGCTCATACAAAACTTGAGACCCTTTCAGACGACGATTTTGAGAGCAAATGGCTTGATCTTACGGTG GCAATCGATAGACTTAGTAGAGGTGCCCTAAGAGAGTCAATATGCCAGTTAAGAAACAAGAAATTCGAACAAAAGGAAACGGTTACAAGGGAAAAGTATTACAACAAGGAAAAACACAAGG GTCCGAAAGCTGAGATAGTGTCAAAATGGCAATCACACGACAAATTGTTTTGCAATAAGATACGTTTTGTTCAAAAGACAGAAGAGATTATCCGGAGAAAGAAGCTTGTTATTATAATCGGTGGcagtgggtgtggcaagacgtcCACGGCAAGACACTGTGCTTTGAAGCTCCAGACAGAGGGATGGCGTATCGTTCCCATTGATGATGCCAGAGAAATTCAAAGCACAAATACAAAGGAAGATTGCGTGTTTATTTTTGATGACCCGATCGGAAATATGGGTCTTGATGAGGTCAAGCTGCTTGATTTGAGTCAGTGTAATGGAGATATACATAAGCTTTTAGACCAAGAAAATGATCACAAATTGGTAATTACATGCCGTAAGATTGTATACAACGAGGCAAAAAAGCACCATATATTTGACAAGTACGAGGTTGTTGATGTTGACAGTGATGATAACTCATTGAACATCAACGAAAAACGGGAACTTCTGAAAACATATGGAATAGAAGAGTTAGTGGATTTGATGTCATTAAATAGAGCGAACGTTATGTTCCCGCTTATGTGTTATATGTTGTCTGCAAACAGGAAAAAGTGTAACATCGACATCCTGTCACATAAAGAAGTTTTAGATCCTCGAGAATACCTTCTACACGAATTAGACAAAATGagtgaaacaaaaacaaccaGGGTAATGTATGCATCCTTGGTACTTCTTGCCATAGCAAGCAACAATCTTACTGACGAATACTTAAAGGTCAGGGGTCTTTTGGAAGACATTTTCAAGAAATGCAACATACCCGAACGACCAGTACCAAAAGAAATACGAGAGAAACTTGAACATTCCGAGAACACTTACGTCGTCAAAACAGAGTTTGGATTCACATTTCTCCATGACTTTTTATATGAAatcgtttcatttcattttggTCGAGATAAAGATAATCAACGTGTGTTTCTTCAACATGTAGACCTACGATACCTCACAAATAATACGTACATTGGAAGCAGTGAATACTCAACTGCTGATCAGAAGATGGCCATTTTCCCTGAAAATTACGATGTTTTATGTGGCAGATTAGTACCTGTACTTTCTCTTCAGACCATTAGTGCAGTTCGTTTAGATATGGATATTAGCTTCATTACTTCCATACTTACTCACAAATGTTGGAGTGATGACGAATTTGTTAATGTTCTGTTTTCGTCTTTTGGACAAAAGTACATATCTCAGCTGTTTTCCAAGTTCAAAGTGGTAAAAGGAAAACCGACATCAATAGAACAAAGAACAAGAGCATTGTTAGAAGAACGCGATTTGCTGTGGGAAAACAACAAACTTGGACCCAAAGGAATTTATGAAGTATCTGATGATGGTAAAAAATTCAGACTTCTCCATTGGATTGTCTACAACGGACATCtaacatttttacaaaaatgtctTTCAAAATCAAGTAAACttccatttttaaagaaaatgaatgaaattgaagAAGAACCTGTACACTTTATTTGGTTATCTATATACAGTATGGAAAAGGATATGGCCAAATTTGTACTTTCTGCAATGAGCCAAAGACAAATCAGAGGATGTATCAATGAACCTTTCTGCTCTTTACACACACCGCTGACTCTGGCGTGCTCTCTAAATACTTTAGATATTGTGAAGATTTTGGTAGAGAACGGCGCAGTTGTTCAAAAGTGCAATTTGAACGGAGAGCTTCCCTTATTCCATGCTGTGAAATGTGGTTCCgaagaaattattcattttctCTTAGATAAGTGTCCTTTTGTGAAAACACAAGACCCGCGTCTTTGTCCATTTGAATTAGCAAGTGAAACtggaaatgtagatattttGAAGTTACTCTTGCAGGATTGCAGTGTAAAATGCACCACTTCTGATGGTAATTCACCTTTACATCTGGCCATAGAACATAGATTTGATGATGTTGCTGAAACTTTAATCAGTCGTGGCGCAAATATCAATGCCATAAACAATATGAAAGAAACACCATTGCATATCGCATGTCAAAAGAACAATTTAAACGTAGTGGAAGTGCTGGTCGCCTCTTTAAACTGCGATACTTCTATTCAAAATCTGCAAGGATGTCTTCCATTCCACATAGCCTGTAGAAATGGCATTGTACCGATAGTGAAACTGCTGTATGATTCCAAATATCTCAACGTAAAGGATAAAGAAGGAAAGACGCCAAGAGAACACGCTGTAAAGAACAGCGATGTGTGGAAATTCCTAAATAGAAAAGGCCGATGA